Proteins from one Candidatus Methylomirabilis sp. genomic window:
- a CDS encoding TRAP transporter small permease: MRGPPLVKRLLDGYYRFLQTLAWVLMGLLIVPVTLQIVSRYTGLIPRYIWTEEAARFCFIWIILIGATIAVRDATHFEVDVLPTPRSPRGEAVMRLAVSVFMLVFTSIFVLYGYQYALFGYTQTSELTGINMVLIHGAYPVAGVTWVLFLGERILVAISALRGNPHAIARLRGDPNVAR, translated from the coding sequence ATGCGCGGACCCCCCCTCGTCAAGCGTCTGCTCGACGGATACTACCGGTTCCTCCAGACGCTGGCCTGGGTCCTCATGGGCCTGCTGATCGTCCCGGTGACCCTCCAGATCGTGTCCCGCTACACCGGCCTCATCCCCCGCTACATCTGGACCGAGGAAGCAGCCCGATTCTGCTTCATCTGGATCATCTTGATCGGCGCCACGATTGCCGTCCGGGATGCCACCCACTTTGAAGTGGATGTGCTCCCAACCCCTCGGAGCCCACGGGGGGAGGCCGTCATGCGGCTGGCGGTCTCCGTCTTCATGCTCGTTTTCACCTCCATCTTCGTCCTGTACGGGTACCAGTATGCGCTGTTTGGCTATACCCAGACGTCCGAGCTCACCGGCATCAATATGGTGCTCATCCACGGGGCCTATCCCGTTGCCGGGGTGACCTGGGTCCTGTTCCTGGGCGAACGGATCCTGGTCGCCATCTCCGCCCTTCGGGGAAACCCGCACGCGATCGCCCGGCTGCGGGGGGATCCCAATGTCGCCCGCTGA
- a CDS encoding RDD family protein: MGTSTARRYGGFWLRGMAALVDSILAGALAALAGAGAVVAAAGGGVLAGGLDVRTDIVAVAAALLAAAGVSLAYHTLLTGTWAQTPGKMFFGLTVARPDGRAVSYGRAAWRWTASWLALGLLGIGVLLIAVTPRRQGLHDLLAGTVVLRQPAGSS, translated from the coding sequence GTGGGGACCTCGACCGCCAGGCGCTATGGCGGCTTCTGGCTTCGGGGGATGGCCGCCCTGGTCGATTCCATCCTGGCGGGTGCGCTCGCGGCCTTAGCGGGCGCGGGCGCGGTCGTGGCCGCGGCGGGGGGTGGGGTCCTGGCCGGAGGGCTTGACGTGAGGACGGACATCGTGGCGGTGGCGGCGGCTCTTCTGGCTGCGGCGGGGGTGAGCCTTGCCTACCATACGCTCCTTACGGGGACATGGGCGCAGACTCCCGGGAAGATGTTCTTCGGCCTGACCGTCGCGCGCCCCGACGGGAGAGCCGTCAGTTACGGCCGCGCAGCGTGGCGATGGACCGCCTCCTGGCTGGCGCTCGGTCTCCTCGGGATCGGGGTGCTCCTGATCGCGGTCACGCCCCGGAGACAGGGCCTGCACGACCTGCTGGCCGGCACCGTCGTCCTCCGCCAGCCAGCCGGCTCATCTTGA
- a CDS encoding zinc ribbon domain-containing protein translates to MPIYEYRCGGCQRRVSIFIRSISNPGTAACPRCGSTALERLFSRFARVRSEEDRLDRLGDDSSLAGVDEDNPASVARWMKKMGKELGEGAGEDFDALVDEAMEEGGGPEGEGGEGADDDL, encoded by the coding sequence ATGCCCATCTATGAATATCGCTGTGGCGGCTGCCAGCGGCGCGTGAGCATTTTCATCCGCAGCATCAGCAACCCCGGAACGGCGGCGTGCCCCCGGTGCGGGAGCACGGCGCTGGAGCGCCTCTTCTCCCGCTTCGCGCGCGTCCGGAGCGAAGAGGACCGGCTGGATCGGCTGGGCGATGACAGCAGCCTCGCGGGCGTGGACGAGGACAACCCCGCGAGCGTGGCCCGCTGGATGAAGAAGATGGGGAAGGAGCTCGGGGAGGGCGCCGGCGAGGACTTCGACGCGCTTGTGGACGAGGCCATGGAGGAAGGGGGCGGCCCCGAGGGGGAGGGGGGCGAGGGGGCAGACGATGACCTCTGA
- a CDS encoding Calx-beta domain-containing protein, with protein sequence MSSDAQAGIVGVVLPPDTNMDVGPSHIVQWVNLTFAVYDKSGALLYGPASGNTLWQGFGGACETSNDGDPIVLYDHLADRWFMSQLAIPNFPNGPFWQCIAVSTSPDPLGLYYRYAFAIHETKLNDYPKFGVWPDGYYLAVNQFQCSDLFPPFGFYACDWAGQRALAFERDKMLLGQPAQTVAFELPLSNRGGMLPADLDGPGPPPGTPNYFVQVDDGKWFSPAVADRLQIWPFHVDWANPASSTFGPNPPGSDVGIEVTTAPFDSDMCGYAPNCIPQPGVDILGLPSPPVDALSDRLMYRLQYRYFGTHETLVVNHTVDVDGTDRAGIRWYELRNGGSAWSMHQQGTYAPADGLHRWMGSVAMDAAGNMALGFSVSSLITSPSIRYVGREATDLLNQMGLETTIIAGTGYQLHSSGRWGDYSTMSVDPTDDCTFWYTQEYYANVDILYGANWQTRIASFKFPSCGSAPPAPSVLISDAAVTEGNSGTVSAVFTVSLSAASTQTISLDYATADDTATAGSDYVASSGTLSFPAGTTSQTLAIVVNGDTSLEANETFLVNLSNATNATVADGQGVGTIQNDDAALTVLAPNGGESWPRNSTQTIQWNSMGLGGNVKIDLSRDGGVTWPTTLFGSVPNDGAQDWRVFGRATTTARIRVCSVENPSVCDVSDGNFAIAK encoded by the coding sequence GTGAGCAGTGACGCTCAAGCCGGGATTGTCGGTGTCGTGCTGCCACCCGACACCAACATGGACGTCGGCCCGAGCCACATCGTCCAGTGGGTGAATCTGACGTTCGCCGTCTATGACAAGTCCGGTGCCCTGCTCTACGGGCCTGCTTCCGGCAACACCTTGTGGCAGGGCTTCGGGGGCGCGTGCGAGACGAGCAACGACGGCGACCCCATCGTGCTCTACGACCACCTGGCTGACCGTTGGTTCATGAGCCAGCTTGCGATCCCCAACTTCCCGAATGGGCCGTTCTGGCAGTGCATCGCCGTGTCAACGAGCCCCGACCCCCTGGGCTTGTACTACCGCTACGCCTTCGCGATCCACGAGACCAAGTTGAACGACTACCCGAAGTTCGGCGTGTGGCCCGACGGCTACTACTTGGCGGTCAACCAGTTCCAGTGCTCGGACCTGTTCCCACCCTTCGGCTTCTACGCCTGCGACTGGGCTGGCCAGCGCGCGCTCGCCTTCGAGCGCGACAAGATGCTTCTCGGGCAGCCCGCCCAGACCGTGGCCTTCGAGCTTCCCCTCAGCAACCGCGGCGGGATGCTCCCCGCCGACCTCGACGGCCCGGGGCCGCCACCCGGCACCCCCAACTACTTCGTCCAGGTGGACGACGGCAAATGGTTCAGCCCCGCAGTCGCGGATCGCCTGCAGATCTGGCCGTTCCACGTCGACTGGGCGAACCCGGCAAGCTCGACCTTCGGGCCCAACCCACCCGGGTCCGACGTCGGCATCGAGGTGACAACCGCGCCCTTCGATTCCGACATGTGCGGCTACGCCCCGAACTGCATTCCGCAACCAGGGGTCGACATCCTGGGACTTCCGTCCCCGCCCGTGGATGCCCTCTCCGACCGGCTGATGTACCGGCTACAGTACCGCTACTTTGGCACCCACGAGACGCTGGTGGTCAACCACACCGTGGACGTGGACGGGACGGACCGGGCTGGGATCCGCTGGTACGAGCTGCGCAATGGCGGGAGCGCCTGGAGCATGCACCAGCAGGGGACGTATGCCCCCGCCGATGGCCTGCACCGCTGGATGGGGAGCGTCGCCATGGACGCGGCCGGCAACATGGCGCTGGGCTTCAGCGTGTCGAGCCTCATCACGTCCCCCTCCATACGGTACGTCGGCCGGGAAGCCACCGACCTGCTGAACCAGATGGGGCTGGAGACCACCATCATCGCTGGAACAGGCTACCAGCTCCACAGCTCGGGGCGCTGGGGGGACTACAGCACGATGAGCGTGGACCCGACGGACGACTGCACGTTCTGGTACACCCAGGAGTATTACGCGAACGTCGACATCCTCTACGGCGCCAACTGGCAGACCCGGATCGCCTCCTTTAAGTTTCCGTCGTGCGGCTCCGCACCGCCCGCGCCCTCGGTGTTGATCTCGGACGCGGCGGTCACCGAGGGGAACAGCGGGACGGTCAGCGCGGTGTTCACTGTAAGCCTCTCTGCCGCCAGCACGCAGACGATCTCGCTGGACTATGCCACGGCCGACGACACGGCCACGGCCGGCAGCGACTACGTGGCCAGCTCGGGGACGCTCAGCTTTCCGGCCGGGACGACCAGCCAGACGCTGGCGATCGTCGTCAACGGGGACACCAGCCTCGAGGCCAACGAGACGTTCCTCGTGAATCTCAGCAACGCCACCAATGCCACGGTCGCGGACGGCCAGGGCGTCGGGACCATCCAGAATGACGACGCCGCGTTGACTGTCCTCGCACCGAACGGCGGGGAAAGCTGGCCGCGCAACAGCACCCAGACGATCCAGTGGAACTCGATGGGGCTGGGCGGCAACGTCAAGATCGACCTCTCCCGGGACGGCGGGGTGACCTGGCCGACGACCCTGTTCGGCAGCGTCCCGAACGACGGGGCCCAGGACTGGCGGGTGTTCGGCAGGGCGACGACGACCGCGCGGATCCGTGTGTGCAGCGTGGAGAATCCCAGCGTCTGCGATGTGAGCGACGGGAACTTCGCGATTGCGAAGTAG
- a CDS encoding TRAP transporter substrate-binding protein, with translation MTARRVRRIFALGLSVGLALAAGSPALAQTITLKGASQFDDTHSFNQNMLTLEKETKNCYGKPVNFVLHRNRELGLEKDYFAYMSQGLSVDYAVVAPSHMATFSKMATLMDMPFLFRDIDHWNKVLSTGEALKPIYDDVLAKADVMLINYGGGGVRNIVGRKAVRSMEELTNLPIRVMGAPIQTRMFQAITAAPTVIAYDEVYNAIQTGVIQAGENESPGWSQMKWHEVAPHVSRTLHAVTIRPLVFSAKTFRKLPKDLQDCILKAAPVAGVHARKWERDADDKILEQMKVEGKIQIHDFRDRGKLLELAAPVKEAFAKEIGADKVLAAINAVK, from the coding sequence ATGACTGCGCGGCGTGTAAGACGTATCTTCGCTCTGGGGCTCTCCGTGGGGCTCGCCCTCGCGGCCGGCTCGCCGGCGCTGGCGCAGACCATCACGCTGAAGGGGGCCAGCCAGTTCGACGACACCCACTCCTTCAACCAGAACATGCTCACGCTGGAGAAGGAAACCAAGAACTGCTATGGCAAGCCGGTCAACTTCGTCCTGCACCGCAACCGGGAGCTTGGCCTGGAGAAGGACTACTTTGCCTACATGAGCCAGGGGCTGTCGGTGGATTATGCGGTGGTTGCTCCGTCTCACATGGCCACCTTCTCCAAGATGGCCACGCTCATGGATATGCCCTTCCTCTTCCGGGACATTGACCACTGGAACAAGGTGCTCTCCACCGGGGAGGCCTTGAAGCCGATCTACGACGACGTCCTGGCCAAGGCGGACGTCATGCTGATCAACTACGGGGGCGGCGGCGTCCGGAACATCGTCGGCAGGAAGGCCGTGCGCAGCATGGAAGAGCTGACGAATCTCCCGATCCGGGTGATGGGAGCGCCCATTCAGACCCGGATGTTCCAGGCCATCACGGCGGCGCCGACCGTCATCGCCTACGACGAGGTGTACAACGCCATCCAGACCGGGGTGATCCAGGCCGGCGAGAACGAGAGCCCCGGCTGGTCCCAGATGAAGTGGCATGAGGTGGCGCCCCACGTGTCCAGGACCCTGCACGCCGTCACGATCCGACCCCTGGTTTTCAGCGCGAAGACTTTCCGGAAGCTGCCGAAGGATCTGCAGGACTGCATCCTGAAGGCGGCGCCGGTCGCGGGGGTGCATGCCCGCAAGTGGGAGCGGGATGCGGACGACAAGATCCTGGAGCAGATGAAGGTGGAAGGCAAGATCCAGATCCATGACTTCAGGGATCGTGGCAAGCTCCTGGAATTGGCGGCCCCGGTGAAGGAGGCCTTCGCCAAAGAGATCGGAGCGGACAAGGTCCTGGCGGCCATCAACGCGGTGAAGTAG